Below is a genomic region from Nitrospira sp..
CACCAAGCCACAGGAACAGGGTCCGACCCCTTAAAGTTGCTTTTGTTCCGATCAATTGTTTCTCATCGCTGAGAGCCGACCTGTCCAAACAGGCTACAGGTTGATCCGATAAACGATTTCTGACTCTTTTCTCGCTTCGAGTATTAGGGCGGACAAGTTTGGCCTAGTGCGCTTCCGGCTGTGATGAACATGAGAGACTTTGCTTTAGTGGGATGATCGTGAAGATACTTATCCGTCATTGTCTTAAGCTGATCTGAGGTGACGCTCTTGTTTCGAACGCACAAGGCCACATGACGTGTCATTGAACCGATTACATCTAAGGTACGCGCCCTTTCCGCAGAAAGAGTGCCACCTGAAAGTAGAGACGTTCCTAGGACTGTAAGCGTATCGAGATGGCCTGCAGCATATCCGCGCTTGAATTCTTCCGACTGCTGCATCCACCCATTGCCATCTAACTCTGCTTGAGCTCGCGACACCAGGAACAACACTGCCGTAAATACACCGAAGATCAATAACCGTTGCATGATCGTCTCCTCGTTCCTGATAGAACCATCTGGAGCAGATGATCTCTAGGAGTAGGCGGAAAAGCAAAGCCCTTTTCAGGCAGATTCATCGCAGAGCACGTCTGAGTTTCTCAAAGTCCTGTAACGCAATACGGAGCACGCGCATTATCTCCACATATTTTGCGTCGCCGATATTGATGTGGTGTAAGCGTCGCGTGACACCATCCTTAACAGTGATTCGACCGTAGTAATCTGTTTGAGTAACCGGCGAGCGCGATCCCTTAGTGAGCCGCCGATGCTTCACTGTGTTTGCAAGATTACCCACAACACCCATGTATTTGGAGTTGTTGATGCACGATTCGATCTCATGAGACTTTTCAGGATATTGCTCTTTCAGCCAATCTTTCTCATTCCACAGAAATATGAGAAAGCATTTGATCTGTCGATTGAGCTCTCGCTCGGACGTTCGGTAGTGAATCCAATTGGCAATGCGACTCCACAGCGCCAGAATTTCAAACCAGTTATCATTGGCGTTGGTTGAATCAACGATAGGCATATCTCCACTTCCTTAACCAGTAGTCGCGCTTGACTTGCAATGTCGCAAGATACTCTCCAAGAACTCTTCTGGCAACTCTAGAAAGCCAATAGGTATTCGCTGCTCAGCTCAGGATCGACAGGATGTTCAAACCGACTCCCCTAAGGCTGCAGCCTATAAGTAGCTCTCTCCAAGCTTGCTAGTTCCCCCTCCTACCTAAAGGTGCGCCGTGCTGGCCGCTGAGTCTGGCTATCGAACACTTCCATGCTTGCTGGCAGCGGGAGGCTGGTTGAAACTTCACTACGCGCGCTGGCTGAGGTAGTCCTCTGCAGGTGGCGTCGACCATCACTCGCCCGCAGCGGGGTCCCTACACCGGGCGGGGTAAGAGGGCGCACGGCGCGATGAATAAAGAGCGCACGCCTGTGCGCGCAGCCCGGATGGTGAGGCGGCCAAACCGAGCGATGATCTACGACAGGACCCGCTCCGAAACATAAGACGCATGCGGGGCTATCCCCGCATGGCCTGCTGGTCTCCCCTTCCCCGCATGAACCGATCCCGTCCATCTCGCCCATAACCCATTAACTTCATTCGACTGTTCTTCACTTTTATCTCGCTGACTGACCGGCACCTCCGTTGCTCAACCGGCTTGGCATCGACACGCATGCAACAGACGGCTGGAAAGGAGGTGATGCGACCTGAGTGAGAGCTCAATTGTGAGTTTTGAATGATGAGTTGTGAATTTGTCCATCTTATCCAAATGACAAGGGAGGGTTGAGCCATGCAGAAAAGTCCGTCACCAGTCACATCCGGCCCCATCGCGCCGGCCATTTCCGGACCTAAAAAGGATCACGAGGTACTCCTCTTCTCGGGGCTCATCGTGAGCCTGGCTGTCATCATCGGCGGGTTCTGGTACTACAGTTCGATCGAACAGACGACCGCCACCGTTCCCGATCGCTTGACCGAAACCGAGGTCAGCGAGGCGTTGAAGAATACGACGCAACCGGCGGCCATGCCTGTCTCGCTTCCTGTGACCCAGACTCAGGGATCTCTACAGACACCCTCCGTCCCGGACATCATCCACCGAGACCTCTTCTTCGAGGTGGGCCGTAAGGGATTGACCGACGAAGCCAGGTCGATCATCCAGCAACAGGCGGTCCTGCTCAAGAACGACGGCGACCTCGGCGTCCTCGTGCAGGGCTACACCGACCGGCAGGGATCGGCCGGCTACAACCTGGCGCTCGGCATGAAGCGGGCCGAATCGGTGAAAACTGAATTGATGAGCGCCGGCGTAGCGGAGCATCAAATCAAGACGGTGAGCCTGGGCAAAGAAGGCGTGCTCTGCATCGACAACAGCGATGTCTGCCGGCAGATGAACCGCCGCGTCCATCTGGAGATCCGGACGATCGGACAGGAACATATGGTCCCGCCGATCGTCACGACCACGCCCGACTCCACCGAGGCGACGCAAGCGTCGGCAGATCAGAACCAATCATCCGACGAGCAAGGGTCCCTGGGCGAGATGCTCATTCCTTCCGTCGACGCCGCACAACCGGCCGATCCAAACACCACGTCCATCGAATCGGCTTCCGGCGAACCGGCTTCGGGAAGCTGACGACTCTGCCGGATGCCGTTCCTGCATGAGGCCTGCGCCTCATGCAGGAACACCTGCACTGCGCTGTTCACATCCGAAGACACGAGGACCGCATGACGCACAACGCGCTCGCACGCACATCAACCTTCAGATCCACGACACGGCTATTGGTGACATGCCTGCTGACGACATTGGTGCTGCTGTTCGGAGGCCTCCCGACACCTCTCGCCTGCGGAGAAACACTAAGCTCTCCAGACGCTGTTCCAAACCTCATCGGTCTGAAGGACGTCACCCAAGGCAGCCTGCTCTTCAAGACGGCTCAATCGGGCCGTTACCTCCCCGCGCCCATTCTTCACACCGACGTCCGGATCACCGTCACCGGCACGATCGTCCGCGCAAGGCTCAAGCAGGAGTTCGTCAATCCAAGTCGAGGCAAAGACGACTGGGCCGAGGGTATCTATGTCTTCCCGTTGCCGGAGACCGCCGCAGTGGACCACATGCGCATGACGGTCGGAGAGCGCACGATCGAGGGACAGATCAAGGAACGAATGGAAGCCAAGAAGGTCTACGAACAGTCCAAACGGGAAGGCCGGCGGGCGAGCCTGGTCGAACAGGAACGACCGAACATCTTCACGACCTCCGTGGCGAACATCGCTCCTGGCGATCGGATCACGGTCGAGATCGAATATCAGGAGACGGTCCGGTACGATCAGGGCACCTACTCGATCCGCTTCCCGATGGTCGTCGGACCACGATATATCCCCGGCACCCCGGTGGTCATTGAGGATCAGTCGCCTGGAACCGGTTGGTCGCTCGATACGGATGGAGTGACGGATGCCTCTCGCATCACGCCGCCGGTGCAGCATCCGGTCCGCGGCCCGATCAATCCCGTCACCCTATCCATCGATTTGGCCCCCGGATTTCCTCCGGCTCAGATCGATTCTCCTTCCCACCCGATCCTCGTCGTGGCAGAGCCGGACGGGCGACGCCAGATCAGCTTGCGGACAGAACGAGTCCCAGCTGATCGTGATTTTGTGCTGAGGTGGAAAGCCGCCATAGACAGCACTCCGATCGCGACGGCCTACACCCAACATGAGGGCGAGGCATCGTACGCCCTCCTCATGCTCACGCCGCCGGTCGGATCGGACCAGTCGCAGTCCATTCAACCTCGCCAACCTCGCGAGGCAATTTTCGTGATCGATACGTCCGGTTCCATGGCCGGTACGTCCATCGACCAGGCCAAGGCCGCACTGCTGACGGCCTTGAGCCGACTGACGTCTCAGGACCGCTTCAACGTCATCCAATTCAACAGCGTCACCCGCGTCCTGTTCTCGGAGGCCCAGGCCGTCACCGTGGCAACGGTCCGCAAAGCCGTTCACTATGTCGAACGGCTCCATGCCGACGGAGGCACGGAGATTCTGCCGGCGCTGAAGACCGCCCTCAAGGGCACCGCGCCCGCCACCCATGTGCGTCAGGTCATCTTCCTCACCGACGGCCAAGTCGGCAATGAAGACGAACTCTTCGGCGTCATTCAGGAACAGCTCGGTACAAGCCGGCTGTTCACCATCGGTATCGGCTCGGCACCGAACAGCCACTTCATGCGGAAGGCTGCGGAATTCGGACGAGGCACCTTTACCTATGTCGGTAGTACGAACGACGTGAAGGCACAGATGGACAACATGCTCAGAAAGCTGGAACGGCCGGTGCTGACGGACGTCAGGGTGGATGGGCTGGACCCAGCGGATGAACTGTTCCCGCCGCGCATCCCCGATCTCTACGAAGGCGAACCGGTTGTCCTGGCGCTAAAGAGCAAGCGCTTGCCGGCTCTCTTGACCGTTCGAGGCTCGACCGGAACGAGTCAGTGGACCGCCTCGCTTACGCTGACAGACGCCCCCGCGCGCGAAGGACTCTCCATCCATTGGGCACGCCGCAAGATCGACTCCATCATGGACCGACAGCGGCAGGGCCTGGAAGATCCGGCTATCCGGCAAGCCGCCGTCGACGTGGCGCTGGCCCACCACCTGGTCAGCAAGTACACGAGCTTGGTTGCGGTGGACCACGAGCCGGTTCGTCCGACGGACAAGACGCTCGCCACTCATCCCATGAAGGTCAACCTGCCTGACGGACAAGACTATCAGGCAATCTTCGGATTGCCGCGAACCGCGACGCCCGGCCAGATGCAGATCCTCATCGGAATTGCATTGTTCGCACTGGCATGGTTCATAGGACGTTTGTGGCGACAGGCCGGCTGAGTCGGCATCACCAGCTTGGTGGATGGACTGCGGTCTTGATCGGCTGTTTGGTCGTGGCCGGATCGTGGCAGGTGGGACAAGGAATCTGGGTCTATGCGAAGGCCGGGCTTGCGCAGCATCTGCTGCAGCGAGCCTGGTCTCGCAGCCTGGCCGGAAAGGAAGCGGTGCGGCCCTGGCCCTGGGCCGATACCTGGCCGGTCGCGCGGCTCACCGTTCCATCTGAACAGCGAGACCTGATCGTATTGCACGGCGCCTACGGGCGCACCCTCGCGTTCGGACCAGGCTACGTGGAATCCAGTGCGTCTCCCGGTTCAGCAGGCACCACCATTCTGACGGGACATCGGGATACCCACTTTGCATTCTTGAAACAACTCCGACCGGGCGAGCTGATCACGATTCACACGATTGACGGTCACAGCCGCTCCTATCGTGTGACGCAACGGCGGATCGCCGACAGTCGAACGGACGGCATTGCGCTCACGACCGATCGCTCGACTCTGGTCTTGGTGACCTGCTATCCGTTCGATACGCCGATACCGGGAGGGCCGTTGCGATGGGTTGTCGTGGCCGAAGCAGAGGAGGCAGAGTCGCAACGGGAGGGGCAAGTCTGATGGGCTACCGTTTGGCTTTCGCCTGCTGCTTCCATTCCCATGGCGGGACCGGCTTCGGGTCGGACCACAAACCTTTGCCACCGGCCCGCGCCAGCTCTTCGAGCAGTTCGAGGCGCTGGTCGGCGGAGGCCGATCGTTTCCACCACGCCATCCCTTCTTTGAGCAGCTCGCGTCCGAGACTTCGGCCGTCCTGCAGCAGAACCTCGGCGGACAAGCGCCCTTGTTTGTCCGTCGCGAGCCCACGAATGACGACATCGCGGTTTCCAACATAGGCGGTGGTGACTCGCTTGGCCTGCTTGCCGTAGGGCTGCGTCAGTTCAGGGCAATCGATGTCCTTGATCGAGATCGTGTTCGTTCGTC
It encodes:
- a CDS encoding OmpA family protein, which encodes MQKSPSPVTSGPIAPAISGPKKDHEVLLFSGLIVSLAVIIGGFWYYSSIEQTTATVPDRLTETEVSEALKNTTQPAAMPVSLPVTQTQGSLQTPSVPDIIHRDLFFEVGRKGLTDEARSIIQQQAVLLKNDGDLGVLVQGYTDRQGSAGYNLALGMKRAESVKTELMSAGVAEHQIKTVSLGKEGVLCIDNSDVCRQMNRRVHLEIRTIGQEHMVPPIVTTTPDSTEATQASADQNQSSDEQGSLGEMLIPSVDAAQPADPNTTSIESASGEPASGS
- a CDS encoding marine proteobacterial sortase target protein, translating into MTHNALARTSTFRSTTRLLVTCLLTTLVLLFGGLPTPLACGETLSSPDAVPNLIGLKDVTQGSLLFKTAQSGRYLPAPILHTDVRITVTGTIVRARLKQEFVNPSRGKDDWAEGIYVFPLPETAAVDHMRMTVGERTIEGQIKERMEAKKVYEQSKREGRRASLVEQERPNIFTTSVANIAPGDRITVEIEYQETVRYDQGTYSIRFPMVVGPRYIPGTPVVIEDQSPGTGWSLDTDGVTDASRITPPVQHPVRGPINPVTLSIDLAPGFPPAQIDSPSHPILVVAEPDGRRQISLRTERVPADRDFVLRWKAAIDSTPIATAYTQHEGEASYALLMLTPPVGSDQSQSIQPRQPREAIFVIDTSGSMAGTSIDQAKAALLTALSRLTSQDRFNVIQFNSVTRVLFSEAQAVTVATVRKAVHYVERLHADGGTEILPALKTALKGTAPATHVRQVIFLTDGQVGNEDELFGVIQEQLGTSRLFTIGIGSAPNSHFMRKAAEFGRGTFTYVGSTNDVKAQMDNMLRKLERPVLTDVRVDGLDPADELFPPRIPDLYEGEPVVLALKSKRLPALLTVRGSTGTSQWTASLTLTDAPAREGLSIHWARRKIDSIMDRQRQGLEDPAIRQAAVDVALAHHLVSKYTSLVAVDHEPVRPTDKTLATHPMKVNLPDGQDYQAIFGLPRTATPGQMQILIGIALFALAWFIGRLWRQAG
- a CDS encoding class GN sortase is translated as MVHRTFVATGRLSRHHQLGGWTAVLIGCLVVAGSWQVGQGIWVYAKAGLAQHLLQRAWSRSLAGKEAVRPWPWADTWPVARLTVPSEQRDLIVLHGAYGRTLAFGPGYVESSASPGSAGTTILTGHRDTHFAFLKQLRPGELITIHTIDGHSRSYRVTQRRIADSRTDGIALTTDRSTLVLVTCYPFDTPIPGGPLRWVVVAEAEEAESQREGQV
- a CDS encoding thermonuclease family protein translates to MKRRTCSVVVMVTALAAGWPVPSQADVVARVISVVEGDRLTIRQGGRTNTISIKDIDCPELTQPYGKQAKRVTTAYVGNRDVVIRGLATDKQGRLSAEVLLQDGRSLGRELLKEGMAWWKRSASADQRLELLEELARAGGKGLWSDPKPVPPWEWKQQAKAKR